A region of the Candidatus Baltobacteraceae bacterium genome:
AGCTAAGCGAAAAGGCAACCAGCGTCAGCACGGTGAGTATGCCGAAGGCCCAGACCGGGAGCGTTTGCCCGCGCTGGCCATGCATGATGCGCGCTCGCCTCGCGTCATTAATTGTCATTGCTGCATCCATTGAGCGGCGAGAGAGGCCTCGTTCGTCCGAGCCCGTTCCCGGCTCCGACGATGCTGTTCTGGTCCCAGCTGTAGATCAGCCGAAACGAAACCGTTTGGCCGCCCATCGTTTGCCCGGAATTCTCGTCCCAGAACCGTCCGGGCGTGTAAACGGGTTTTGCGGGCGGCAGATCTTGGGCGATCTGCGCGTACATGCGCTGATGACACGCCATCGCCTGAAAGGCCTCGCCTTGGGTTACGCCGGTCGTCGTCATGTCGTAGTTCCCGTCAACCGTGTCGTCGCCGTCCTTGAGGTACTCGGCCATTCCGAGCGAATGCAGGTGCTCGCTGCCGCCCGGACAGCTCGCGCCCCAGCCGGGTAGCCGGTCGCAATGGAACAGGAATCCAAAGTTAAAATAATACGGCGGAACGTTTTGGTCGTCGACGGTGATCGGATCGACTTGCGTGTTGTAGACGGTCTGCGAGTCGTACGCAGCTCCCTGCGCATCGTCGTCGTGATTGCTCACGCGATAGCGGCCTTCAACATCGGCGGCCGAGAACGGGATCGTACTCTGGGAGAGGAAGCCGAAACTACTTACGCTTAGTTGGGCTACCGCATTGAGGCGCTGCGGGCGTATGATCGATGCGCCGCCATAACGATTGGTTAATTGCCCGAACTGGGTAAAATTGACGGGCTCGTTCGTGAGCGGGGGACTCGAGGCCGAAAACACAACGCTGGTGGACGGAACGTTTGGGAAGAGCTGGCTGACTTGATCGAGTCCGGCCGTGTCCGTCACGCCGAGCGCGTAAGCATGGGCGTATTCGAAGGTCGCGGCGTCGAGCTGCATCTGAAAATAGCCCGAGAGCGCGAGCTGCATCGTACCGAAGAGCAAAAGCAGCGTAAAGCTTAGGATGATCGCCGTCTCGGCTAGCGCACTTCCGCGATCGGCGATCGGTCGACGCCGCTGCTTCATTGCGGCGGTGTTTCCTGAAGCTGCTCGAAGTGCGTGTAGGCTGCCTCCAACGTACTTTCCGTCAGCGTTGCAATCGTTGCGAGCGAGGCGATCGAGAGCATGCTGAGAAGCGCTAGCAGCATCGCGTATTCGGGCAACGCCGCGCCCGTGTCGTCCTCAAGCAGAGCGGCCGCCCACGCGATCATTGCGTGATGATCTCCGGGGTCATAACGAAGACGACGTCGGTCTGGCCATCCTGATAGCGGGTCGATTCGAAGAGCTTGCCGAGGATCGGCAGGGCACTTAGGAACGGAATCT
Encoded here:
- a CDS encoding TadE family protein; the protein is MKQRRRPIADRGSALAETAIILSFTLLLLFGTMQLALSGYFQMQLDAATFEYAHAYALGVTDTAGLDQVSQLFPNVPSTSVVFSASSPPLTNEPVNFTQFGQLTNRYGGASIIRPQRLNAVAQLSVSSFGFLSQSTIPFSAADVEGRYRVSNHDDDAQGAAYDSQTVYNTQVDPITVDDQNVPPYYFNFGFLFHCDRLPGWGASCPGGSEHLHSLGMAEYLKDGDDTVDGNYDMTTTGVTQGEAFQAMACHQRMYAQIAQDLPPAKPVYTPGRFWDENSGQTMGGQTVSFRLIYSWDQNSIVGAGNGLGRTRPLSPLNGCSNDN